The following coding sequences are from one Salvia hispanica cultivar TCC Black 2014 chromosome 3, UniMelb_Shisp_WGS_1.0, whole genome shotgun sequence window:
- the LOC125211159 gene encoding uncharacterized protein LOC125211159: protein MGLGGLDYEEARSTPKLSLSRLPCKPKLPIQMLTPPLHPSLSIPFQWEEAPGRPRFSIPAHVEALDLPPRLLPELTIMPSPPALFHGPYASLFACCDFSFRRFTAYSCGASRRRRWKEEKGSFHLSQTLGDFFMRDKNKVHKMPRITRVRSLFHFSCTLNSNLLDIYARFKQAIPWRRRR from the exons ATGGGTTTAGGAGGATTGGATTACGAGGAGGCACGATCTACTCCGAAGCTGTCTCTGTCTAGGCTTCCATGCAAGCCAAAGCTCCCCATACAAATGCTAACGCCGCCGCTCCACCCCTCGCTTTCCATCCCTTTTCAATGGGAGGAGGCGCCCGGAAGGCCTAGGTTCTCAATTCCCGCCCATGTCGAGGCCTTGGACCTGCCTCCTAGATTGCTGCCCGAACTTACCATAATGCCCTCGCCCCCCGCCCTCTTCCACGGCCCATACGCCTCGCTTTTTGCATGCTGCGACTTCTCCTTCCGCAGATTTACTGCTTATTCTTGCGGCGCTTCCAGGAGGAGGAGGTGGAAGGAGGAGAAGGGTAGTTTCCACCTTTCGCAGACGCTGGGAGATTTTTTCATGCGTGACAAAAACAAAGTGCATAAGATGCCAAGAATCACAAGAGTTCGGAGCTTGTTCCATTTCTCCTGCACCCTCAATTCTAACTT GTTAGACATTTATGCACGCTTTAAGCAGGCGATTCCATGGCGGCGTAGAAGATGA
- the LOC125212124 gene encoding protein ABIL3-like isoform X1 produces the protein METMTAAASMKFPREPANYDEISMQQSMLFSDSLKDLKNLRKQLYSAAEYFELSYTNDNQKHVVVNTLKDYAIKALVNTVDHLGSVTFKVNDLLDENITEVSGTELRISCLEQRLRTCHDYINREGLSQQSLVINTPNYHKRYILPVGETMNGGLRTKSKYQGCSIDKGDEWHQFRSAIRATIQEAPPSIARQMSCSKGRSSSPTPRLVQHPGNFAFSKSMPKKDLERRTVSPHRFPLLRSGSLSSKPTTPKSSRPTTPNQSRPTTPNLSSGRQPFISDPRKSASMRIRVGKESPKEFEQIPSKSKRLLKALLSRRKSKKDDTLYTYLDEY, from the exons ATGGAGACGATGACGGCTGCTGCCTCCATGAAGTTTCCCCGTGAGCCGGCTAATTATGATGAGATTTCTATGCAGCAGAGCATGCTCTTCTCTGATAGTTTAAAG GATTTGAAGAATCTTAGGAAACAACTCTATTCAGCAGCAGAATACTTTGAGTTGTCTTACACCAACGACAACCAAAAGCATGT AGTGGTGAATACATTGAAAGATTATGCCATTAAAGCTCTTGTCAACACCGTGGACCATTTGGGTTCTGTGACCTTTAAGGTCAACGATCTGTTGGATGAGAACATTACTGAAGTTTCAGGAACTGAACTTCGCATATCTTGCCTTGAGCAG AGACTGCGGACATGCCATGATTACATCAACCGTGAAGGTCTCTCTCAGCAGTCTTTGGTGATAAACACTCCCAATTACCACAAACGATACATCTTGCcag TGGGAGAGACTATGAATGGAGGTTTACGCACGAAATCAAAGTATCAAGGTTGCAGCATAGACAAAGGAGACGAGTGGCATCAATTTAGGAGTG CTATTCGAGCTACAATACAGGAGGCTCCACCATCAATAGCCAG GCAAATGTCTTGCAGTAAAGGGCGCTCCTCCTCACCTACTCCTAGACTCGTGCAGCATCCAGGAAACTTCGCCTTCTCCAAAAGCATGCCTAAGAAAGATCTAG AAAGAAGAACAGTGTCACCTCACCGGTTTCCACTTCTACGTTCGGGCTCCCTATCTAGTAAGCCCACAACTCCAAAGAGCTCACGCCCAACCACCCCAAATCAGAGCCGGCCGACCACCCCAAATCTATCTTCAGGAAGACAACCG TTTATTTCTGACCCTCGGAAATCGGCTTCGATGCGGATACGTGTTGGGAAAGAGAGCCCAAAGGAGTTCGAGCAGATTCCCAGCAAAAGCAAACGGTTGCTCAAAGCGTTGCTCAGTCGACGCAAGTCAAAGAAAGATGATACGTTATATACTTATTTGGATGAATACTAA
- the LOC125212124 gene encoding protein ABIL3-like isoform X2 produces the protein METMTAAASMKFPREPANYDEISMQQSMLFSDSLKDLKNLRKQLYSAAEYFELSYTNDNQKHVVVNTLKDYAIKALVNTVDHLGSVTFKVNDLLDENITEVSGTELRISCLEQRLRTCHDYINREGLSQQSLVINTPNYHKRYILPVGETMNGGLRTKSKYQGCSIDKGDEWHQFRSAIRATIQEAPPSIASKGRSSSPTPRLVQHPGNFAFSKSMPKKDLERRTVSPHRFPLLRSGSLSSKPTTPKSSRPTTPNQSRPTTPNLSSGRQPFISDPRKSASMRIRVGKESPKEFEQIPSKSKRLLKALLSRRKSKKDDTLYTYLDEY, from the exons ATGGAGACGATGACGGCTGCTGCCTCCATGAAGTTTCCCCGTGAGCCGGCTAATTATGATGAGATTTCTATGCAGCAGAGCATGCTCTTCTCTGATAGTTTAAAG GATTTGAAGAATCTTAGGAAACAACTCTATTCAGCAGCAGAATACTTTGAGTTGTCTTACACCAACGACAACCAAAAGCATGT AGTGGTGAATACATTGAAAGATTATGCCATTAAAGCTCTTGTCAACACCGTGGACCATTTGGGTTCTGTGACCTTTAAGGTCAACGATCTGTTGGATGAGAACATTACTGAAGTTTCAGGAACTGAACTTCGCATATCTTGCCTTGAGCAG AGACTGCGGACATGCCATGATTACATCAACCGTGAAGGTCTCTCTCAGCAGTCTTTGGTGATAAACACTCCCAATTACCACAAACGATACATCTTGCcag TGGGAGAGACTATGAATGGAGGTTTACGCACGAAATCAAAGTATCAAGGTTGCAGCATAGACAAAGGAGACGAGTGGCATCAATTTAGGAGTG CTATTCGAGCTACAATACAGGAGGCTCCACCATCAATAGCCAG TAAAGGGCGCTCCTCCTCACCTACTCCTAGACTCGTGCAGCATCCAGGAAACTTCGCCTTCTCCAAAAGCATGCCTAAGAAAGATCTAG AAAGAAGAACAGTGTCACCTCACCGGTTTCCACTTCTACGTTCGGGCTCCCTATCTAGTAAGCCCACAACTCCAAAGAGCTCACGCCCAACCACCCCAAATCAGAGCCGGCCGACCACCCCAAATCTATCTTCAGGAAGACAACCG TTTATTTCTGACCCTCGGAAATCGGCTTCGATGCGGATACGTGTTGGGAAAGAGAGCCCAAAGGAGTTCGAGCAGATTCCCAGCAAAAGCAAACGGTTGCTCAAAGCGTTGCTCAGTCGACGCAAGTCAAAGAAAGATGATACGTTATATACTTATTTGGATGAATACTAA
- the LOC125216061 gene encoding uncharacterized protein LOC125216061 produces MATLAADVTTGAPTKWDFRCNLEVDYASEEVAHMVYAALAVDKELQPDKVKRHMSVSNGKLSVNFEAVEARFLRASYSAFVDVLTLATKTIEEFGQGLM; encoded by the exons ATGGCGACCTTAGCTGCTGATGTCACTACCGGAGCTCCCACCAAATGGGATTTCAGATG CAACTTGGAAGTAGATTATGCGTCTGAAGAAGTTGCTCACATGGTATATGCTGCTCTAGCCGTTGACAAGGAG TTGCAACCGGATAAGGTGAAAAGGCATATGTCAGTATCCAACGGGAAACTTTCTGT GAATTTTGAGGCTGTCGAAGCGAGATTCCTTCGTGCATCGTATAGTGCTTTTGTCGATGTTCTTACACTTGCCACCAAGACAATTGAAGAATTTGGTCAGGGATTGATGTAG
- the LOC125212147 gene encoding putative aminoacrylate hydrolase RutD isoform X1, which translates to MPFCEVGGAAEANVSNGIQLFYRTYGKGPIKALMIIGLAGTHDSWGPQINGLAGTLRPNDDESPPLEDPSGAGAAGVEVCAFDNRGMGRSSVPTKKSEYTTSIMAKDALALMDHLGWKKAHVFGHSMGAMIACKLASMVPERISSLALLNVTGGGYECLPKFDLQTLSIALRFLRAKTPEQRAAVDLDTHYSQEYLEEYIGLKTRRSILYQEYVKAISSTGMQSKYGFDGQINACWTHKMSRKEIESIRMAGFPVSVIHGRHDVIAQLSHAKRLAERLYPSARMVELNGGHLVSHERTEEVNKALLELIKASQNRASSYEWTNLSTKSSVCKASQITAWRAISSSFIIERVEKLHIFMLYFFGLFVLAFQHLRRGMMRLKPVKVEPAALTN; encoded by the exons ATGCCGTTTTGCGAAGTGGGTGGCGCGGCGGAAGCAAACGTCAGCAATGGAATCCAACTTTTTTACAGAACATACGGGAAAGGACCAATCAAAGCTCTCATGATCATAG GATTGGCCGGGACCCACGATTCATGGGGGCCGCAGATAAATGGTCTGGCCGGGACTCTGAGGCCGAACGACGACGAGTCGCCGCCGCTGGAAGATCCGAGCGGTGCCGGAGCGGCGGGCGTCGAGGTCTGCGCTTTTGATAACCGTGGAATGGGACGAAGCTCCGTTCCCACCAAAAAGTCAGAATACAC GACGAGTATAATGGCAAAAGATGCACTAGCTCTGATGGATCATTTGGGATGGAAAAAAGCTCATGTGTTTGGCCACTCAATGG GTGCTATGATTGCTTGCAAGCTTGCGTCAATGGTGCCTGAGCGAATTTCATCCTTGGCATTGTTGAATGTAACTGGTGGGGGTTATGAATGCTTACCAAAG TTTGACCTTCAAACTCTGTCAATTGCTCTGCGTTTTCTGAGGGCAAAAACACCTGAACAGAGAGCAGCCGTAGATTTAGATACCCACTACTCACAG GAATATCTTGAAGAGTACATTGGACTAAAGACTAGAAGATCAATTTTATACCAA GAATACGTAAAAGCCATATCATCAACTGGTATGCAGTCAAAGTATGGATTTGATGGGCAGATTAATGCATGTTGGACCCATAAAATGTCGAGAAAAGAGATAGAATCTATCCGTATGGCTGGATTTCCAGTATCAGTAATTCATGGCAG ACATGATGTAATTGCTCAGCTGTCCCATGCAAAACGACTTGCAGAGAGATTATATCCATCTGCAAGAATGGTTGAACTTAATGGTGGACATCTAGTAAGCCATGAGAGAACTGAGGAG GTAAATAAAGCTCTTCTAGAGTTGATCAAGGCTTCACAAAATAGGGCGAGTTCATACGAATGGACAAATTTGTCCACTAAAAGCAGTG TGTGCAAGGCTTCTCAGATAACAGCATGGAGAGCAATCAGTTCGTCTTTCATTATTGAACGCGTAGAGAAGCTACACATATTCATGCTGTACTTTTTTGGGCTCTTTGTACTAGCCTTTCAGCATTTACGAAGAGGCATGATGAGGCTTAAGCCAGTCAAGGTAGAACCAGCAGCACTTACTAACTAA
- the LOC125212147 gene encoding putative aminoacrylate hydrolase RutD isoform X2, translating into MPFCEVGGAAEANVSNGIQLFYRTYGKGPIKALMIIGLAGTHDSWGPQINGLAGTLRPNDDESPPLEDPSGAGAAGVEVCAFDNRGMGRSSVPTKKSEYTTSIMAKDALALMDHLGWKKAHVFGHSMGAMIACKLASMVPERISSLALLNVTGGGYECLPKFDLQTLSIALRFLRAKTPEQRAAVDLDTHYSQEYLEEYIGLKTRRSILYQEYVKAISSTGMQSKYGFDGQINACWTHKMSRKEIESIRMAGFPVSVIHGRHDVIAQLSHAKRLAERLYPSARMVELNGGHLVSHERTEECARLLR; encoded by the exons ATGCCGTTTTGCGAAGTGGGTGGCGCGGCGGAAGCAAACGTCAGCAATGGAATCCAACTTTTTTACAGAACATACGGGAAAGGACCAATCAAAGCTCTCATGATCATAG GATTGGCCGGGACCCACGATTCATGGGGGCCGCAGATAAATGGTCTGGCCGGGACTCTGAGGCCGAACGACGACGAGTCGCCGCCGCTGGAAGATCCGAGCGGTGCCGGAGCGGCGGGCGTCGAGGTCTGCGCTTTTGATAACCGTGGAATGGGACGAAGCTCCGTTCCCACCAAAAAGTCAGAATACAC GACGAGTATAATGGCAAAAGATGCACTAGCTCTGATGGATCATTTGGGATGGAAAAAAGCTCATGTGTTTGGCCACTCAATGG GTGCTATGATTGCTTGCAAGCTTGCGTCAATGGTGCCTGAGCGAATTTCATCCTTGGCATTGTTGAATGTAACTGGTGGGGGTTATGAATGCTTACCAAAG TTTGACCTTCAAACTCTGTCAATTGCTCTGCGTTTTCTGAGGGCAAAAACACCTGAACAGAGAGCAGCCGTAGATTTAGATACCCACTACTCACAG GAATATCTTGAAGAGTACATTGGACTAAAGACTAGAAGATCAATTTTATACCAA GAATACGTAAAAGCCATATCATCAACTGGTATGCAGTCAAAGTATGGATTTGATGGGCAGATTAATGCATGTTGGACCCATAAAATGTCGAGAAAAGAGATAGAATCTATCCGTATGGCTGGATTTCCAGTATCAGTAATTCATGGCAG ACATGATGTAATTGCTCAGCTGTCCCATGCAAAACGACTTGCAGAGAGATTATATCCATCTGCAAGAATGGTTGAACTTAATGGTGGACATCTAGTAAGCCATGAGAGAACTGAGGAG TGTGCAAGGCTTCTCAGATAA
- the LOC125212146 gene encoding nephrocystin-3: MAAIISSSIPSNFRMNPICSKTQLGHVRLQTLSVCSCIQMIVPFSKRSCRLYLVPFDALQCGLRSFGADSLSGVRGRYPRKHVISGVLDPEVLQRSDIVSETHMKSSGSLNDLEEQLQELFNEVKTLIKLGKNDDAVDLLQANYEAVKEQVDSGAQGIEEAAALDVIALGFMAVGDLRTVGSTMDMLHKIVNALNDEEPLIDSILMHMGNIYAKLEKFELSINFYQRSLQIMERKYGTKSSLLCTPLMGIAKVLGSIGKASEATETYHHVIKILELSRGEGEELIVPLSALGNLLQKEGKASDAEYTFNRVLNIYIRLYGEKDGRVGVAMCSLAQVKCATGDINEAIDLYKNAMEILRNSTHMALDDQVMEKMRIELAELLHVAGRGAEGRALLEECLSISEKSKGKHHPSLVPHLVNLATSYSGSKNFGEAERLLRISLQIMMKNVPPDDPAITFPMLHLAVTLYNLHRDEEAESLAADVLRIREEAFGKESLPVGETLDCLVSIRSRMDKDDDELVELLKRVLKIQEKAFGPESEEVMETMKKIVHYMDKLGIKDEKYPLQRRLSILRNKHKHMVKY, encoded by the exons ATGGCTGCCATCATCTCTTCCTCGATTCCTTCTAATTTCAG GATGAATCCAATTTGTTCAAAAACACAATTAGGGCACGTGCGGTTACAGACACTGTCTGTGTGTTCCTGTATCCAAATGATTGTTCCGTTTTCAAAACGTAGTTGTAGGCTATATTTGGTACCATTCGATGCATTACAGTGTGGACTGAGAAGTTTTGGCGCGGATAGCTTGTCTGGCGTCCGAGGTAGATATCCACGGAAACATGTGATTTCAGGTGTTTTGGACCCAGAAGTTTTGCAGAG GTCCGACATTGTTAGTGAGACCCACATGAAATCATCTGGAAGCTTAAATGACCTCGAAGAGCAGCTTCAggaattatttaatgaagtgaaGACCTTAATTAAATTGGGGAAGAATGATGATGCagtagatttgctccaagcaAATTATGAAGCTGTTAAAGAACAGGTGGATTCTGGTGCTCAAGGCATTGAAGAAGCTGCTGCTCTTGATGTCATTGCTTTGGGTTTCATGGCAGTTGGAGATTTGAGGACTGTGGGATCCACAATGGATATG TTGCACAAGATTGTGAATGCTTTAAATGATGAGGAGCCGCTTATTGATTCAATACTAATGCATATGGGAAATATTTATGCCAAGTTGGAAAAGTTTGAGTTGTCAATAAACTTCTACCAAAGATCCCTGCAAATTATGGAGAGGAAATATG GAACTAAGAGCTCATTACTTTGCACACCATTGATGGGAATTGCAAAAGTGCTCGGCTCTATTGGCAAAGCCAGTGAGGCTACAGAAACATACCACCatgttattaaaatattggaaTTAAGCAGAGGGGAAGGCGAGGAGTTGATAGTACCATTAAGCGCATTAGGTAATCTTCTACAGAAGGAGGGAAAGGCATCAGATGCTGAATATACATTCAATAG AGTACTAAACATCTATATAAGGTTATATGGGGAAAAAGATGGAAGAGTGGGAGTAGCTATGTGTTCGTTGGCCCAGGTGAAATGTGCAACAG GAGATATAAATGAGGCAATTGATCTATATAAAAATGCTATGGAGATCCTTAGGAATTCAACACACATGGCATTGGACGACCAAGTTATGGAGAAGATGAGAATCGAATTGGCCGAGCTACTTCATGTTGCAGGAAG AGGAGCAGAAGGCCGAGCCCTGCTGGAAGAATGCTTGTCAATATCTGAAAAATCCAAAGGAAAACATCATCCCAGCTTAGTCCCCCATCTTGTAAATCTTGCAACTTCCTATTCTGGCTCGAAAAATTTCGGCGAAGCTGAGCGCTTGTTACGGATAAGTTTGCAAATAATGATGAAGAATGTGCCTCCGGATGACCCAGCTATTACCTTCCCAATGTTACATTTAGCTGTCACTCTTTACAATCTACATCGTGATGAAGAAGCTGAAAGTCTTGCTGCAGACGTACTACGCATCCGTGAAGAAGCATTTGGAAAGGAATCTTTACCTGTTG GAGAGACCCTAGATTGCTTGGTGTCCATTAGGAGCCGAATGGATAAGGACGATGATGAATTGGTGGAGCTCCTCAAGAGGGTTTTGAAAATTCAGGAAAAGGCCTTTGGCCCTGAGAGTGAAGAGGTTATggaaacaatgaaaaaaattgtacattaCATGGACAAATTGGGGATTAAAGATGAGAAGTATCCTCTGCAGAGGAGACTCTCCATACTGAGgaacaaacacaaacacatgGTCAAGTATTAG
- the LOC125215205 gene encoding RNA-binding KH domain-containing protein RCF3 isoform X1 has translation MDRSRSKRYYYDQDYESETLHSRSKPRYGNNSHGGGGGGGGGGGGHHYPPSYRRSSSSSGGGGGSGGGGGGGRKLPDQLMVTTSYRILCHDVKAGGVIGKSGSIIKAIRQHTGAWINVHELVPGDEERIIEISDTRRRDPDGRMPSFSPAQEALLLIHERILETEGGGGGYGHNDGFVEDENDEYGGRGGGGGNRVVTRLVVSRMHVGCLLGKGGKIIEQMRMETKTHIRILPRDHTLPRCVSMSEEIVQVVGDAHAVKSALAIISSRLRESQHRDRSHFQNRVQSPDHFYPPDDDFHGNNRRSSAEGPSFGNRYSGGSRNNNYPPRSSGYAHESGPASVSDTTQSFPSEELVFRILCPVRKVDYIVGETDGIIDLLHNEIGVNIDVSSPVAGLDELVIIISSDEGPDDELFPAQEALLHIQTRIADLIPEKENIVTTRLLLQSDEIGSLADIGKINGASVEILPREQRPVGVSGMDEILQIVGEIKAAREALVEVTSRIRSYTYREFHEKDEPVSHTSAPNPGNGGVEPEAPSRNAVPQSFEMHAGNGPTLSAAHSFSAATTSQKVKDVASTPSNADSWKQNATERREDPQPTILNRIAVPLVTRSILEVVIPPHAASELAKKSRKLTLISELSGATVKLVDNGPEAAEKVIQISGTPEQAERAQSLLQGFILSTEEDG, from the exons ATGGATAGATCGAGATCTAAGAGATACTATTATGACCAGGACTATGAATCTGAAACCCTACACTCGCGGAGCAAGCCTCGCTACGGAAACAATTCACAcggtggtggcggcggcggaggtggaggaggaggaggtcACCATTATCCTCCGAGCTACCGTCGCTCCTCATCCTCCTCTGGCGGAGGTGGAGGCAGCggcggtggtggaggaggagggagAAAGCTGCCGGATCAGTTGATGGTGACTACTAGCTACCGGATTCTATGCCACGATGTGAAGGCAGGGGGAGTGATTGGGAAATCAGGGTCTATAATTAAGGCGATTAGGCAGCACACTGGGGCGTGGATTAATGTGCACGAGCTGGTGCCTGGGGACGAGGAGAGGATTATCGAGATCTCTGACACACGGAGGAGGGACCCGGACGGGAGGATGCCGTCGTTCTCGCCTGCGCAGGAGGCGTTGCTCTTGATACATGAGAGGATTCTCGAGACTGAAGGGGGAGGAGGAGGGTATGGGCATAATGATGGATTTGTGGAGGATGAGAATGATGAGTATGGTGGGAGAGGAGGTGGTGGCGGTAATAGAGTTGTGACGAGGCTGGTGGTATCGCGGATGCACGTGGGGTGTTTGCTTGGGAAAGGGGGGAAGATAATTGAGCAAATGAGGATGGAGACCAAGACACATATTAGGATTTTACCGCGAGATCATACTCTGCCTCGTTGTGTTTCCATGTCTGAGGAGATTGTTCAG GTGGTTGGTGACGCGCATGCTGTGAAAAGCGCTCTAGCAATCATTTCTTCTCGTTTGAGGGAAAGCCAACATCGTGATAGAAGCCATTTTCAGAACAGAGTACAATCACCTGACCATTTCTATCCTCCAGATGATGATTTCCATGGCAACAACAGACGATCATCTGCAGAAGGGCCTAGCTTTGGAAATAGGTATTCTGGTGGTTCCAGGAACAACAACTATCCCCCACGTTCATCTGGATATGCCCATGAGTCCGGACCTGCTAGTGTATCTGATACTACTCAATCATTCCCCAGCGAGGAACTTGTGTTTCGCATACTATGCCCTGTTCGTAAGGTTGATTATATTGTTGGGGAAACGGATGGAATCATTGATTTGCTTCACAATGAAATAGGCGTCAATATTGATGTATCTAGTCCAGTTGCTGGATTGGATGAACTTGTAATAATCATATCTTCTGATGAG GGTCCTGACGACGAGTTGTTTCCTGCCCAAGAAGCTTTATTACATATACAAACTCGCATTGCTGATCTTATtccagaaaaagaaaatattgttaCAACTCGGCTACTTTTACAATCAGATGAAATTGGTTCTTTGGCTGACATAGGTAAAATCAATGGTGCTAGTGTCGAGATTCTGCCAAGAGAACAACGTCCGGTGGGTGTATCAGGGATGGATGAGATTTTACAG ATAGTTGGGGAGATCAAAGCTGCTCGAGAGGCTCTTGTGGAGGTGACATCAAGGATAAGGAGTTACACATATCGCGAGTTTCATGAGAAGGATGAACCTGTCTCTCATACTTCTGCTCCTAACCCTGGGAATGGTGGTGTGGAACCTGAGGCACCTTCAAGAAACGCCGTACCTCAATCATTCGAAATGCATGCTGGAAATGGTCCTACTCTTTCTGCCGCACATAGTTTTTCAGCCGCTACAACATCTCAAAAAGTAAAG GATGTGGCCTCCACACCCTCAAATGCTGATTCATGGAAGCAAAATGCGACTGAGCGACGCGAAGATCCTCAACCCACCATATTGAATAG AATAGCCGTACCACTCGTGACAAGAAGCATACTGGAAGTTGTCATTCCGCCCCATGCAGCGTCTGAACTAGCCAAGAAATCAAGAAAGCTCACTTTGATCAGTGAG CTATCGGGAGCAACTGTGAAACTGGTAGACAACGGACCAGAAGCAGCAGAGAAGGTAATTCAAATTTCAGGTACTCCAGAGCAAGCAGAGAGAGCTCAGAGTTTACTTCAAGGATTCATCTTGAGCA CCGAAGAAGATGGATAG
- the LOC125215205 gene encoding RNA-binding KH domain-containing protein RCF3 isoform X2, translating to MDRSRSKRYYYDQDYESETLHSRSKPRYGNNSHGGGGGGGGGGGGHHYPPSYRRSSSSSGGGGGSGGGGGGGRKLPDQLMVTTSYRILCHDVKAGGVIGKSGSIIKAIRQHTGAWINVHELVPGDEERIIEISDTRRRDPDGRMPSFSPAQEALLLIHERILETEGGGGGYGHNDGFVEDENDEYGGRGGGGGNRVVTRLVVSRMHVGCLLGKGGKIIEQMRMETKTHIRILPRDHTLPRCVSMSEEIVQVVGDAHAVKSALAIISSRLRESQHRDRSHFQNRVQSPDHFYPPDDDFHGNNRRSSAEGPSFGNRYSGGSRNNNYPPRSSGYAHESGPASVSDTTQSFPSEELVFRILCPVRKVDYIVGETDGIIDLLHNEIGVNIDVSSPVAGLDELVIIISSDEVKSMVLVSRFCQENNVRWVYQGWMRFYR from the exons ATGGATAGATCGAGATCTAAGAGATACTATTATGACCAGGACTATGAATCTGAAACCCTACACTCGCGGAGCAAGCCTCGCTACGGAAACAATTCACAcggtggtggcggcggcggaggtggaggaggaggaggtcACCATTATCCTCCGAGCTACCGTCGCTCCTCATCCTCCTCTGGCGGAGGTGGAGGCAGCggcggtggtggaggaggagggagAAAGCTGCCGGATCAGTTGATGGTGACTACTAGCTACCGGATTCTATGCCACGATGTGAAGGCAGGGGGAGTGATTGGGAAATCAGGGTCTATAATTAAGGCGATTAGGCAGCACACTGGGGCGTGGATTAATGTGCACGAGCTGGTGCCTGGGGACGAGGAGAGGATTATCGAGATCTCTGACACACGGAGGAGGGACCCGGACGGGAGGATGCCGTCGTTCTCGCCTGCGCAGGAGGCGTTGCTCTTGATACATGAGAGGATTCTCGAGACTGAAGGGGGAGGAGGAGGGTATGGGCATAATGATGGATTTGTGGAGGATGAGAATGATGAGTATGGTGGGAGAGGAGGTGGTGGCGGTAATAGAGTTGTGACGAGGCTGGTGGTATCGCGGATGCACGTGGGGTGTTTGCTTGGGAAAGGGGGGAAGATAATTGAGCAAATGAGGATGGAGACCAAGACACATATTAGGATTTTACCGCGAGATCATACTCTGCCTCGTTGTGTTTCCATGTCTGAGGAGATTGTTCAG GTGGTTGGTGACGCGCATGCTGTGAAAAGCGCTCTAGCAATCATTTCTTCTCGTTTGAGGGAAAGCCAACATCGTGATAGAAGCCATTTTCAGAACAGAGTACAATCACCTGACCATTTCTATCCTCCAGATGATGATTTCCATGGCAACAACAGACGATCATCTGCAGAAGGGCCTAGCTTTGGAAATAGGTATTCTGGTGGTTCCAGGAACAACAACTATCCCCCACGTTCATCTGGATATGCCCATGAGTCCGGACCTGCTAGTGTATCTGATACTACTCAATCATTCCCCAGCGAGGAACTTGTGTTTCGCATACTATGCCCTGTTCGTAAGGTTGATTATATTGTTGGGGAAACGGATGGAATCATTGATTTGCTTCACAATGAAATAGGCGTCAATATTGATGTATCTAGTCCAGTTGCTGGATTGGATGAACTTGTAATAATCATATCTTCTGATGAG GTAAAATCAATGGTGCTAGTGTCGAGATTCTGCCAAGAGAACAACGTCCGGTGGGTGTATCAGGGATGGATGAGATTTTACAG ATAG
- the LOC125212204 gene encoding protein PLASTID TRANSCRIPTIONALLY ACTIVE 7-like encodes MALIAATFSTSLFHSLPPNRIEVKPDNKRRLCVASKSQDNSSSSRNSGGSHRQVWRRRKLMKKDKAKIERVPFLEEQVRRIRETGELLTMDIERLLLSEDNRFDFVNEVAAEAKQYVENNRDEYGAKKAILHVISNRMNDSGVHRPEAYREDDPFKPGPGFLRHELYDK; translated from the exons ATGGCGCTAATTGCTGCTACTTTCAGCACTTCATTGTTCCACTCCCTCCCTCCAAAT AGAATCGAAGTAAAACCGGACAACAAACGGCGCCTCTGTGTTGCTTCGAAGTCGCAG GATAATAGTTCGAGCTCACGAAATTCAGGAGGCAGTCATAGGCAAGTGTGGAGGCGGAGAAAATTG ATGAAAAAAGATAAGGCGAAGATAGAAAGAGTTCCGTTTCTTGAGGAACAGGTGAGGAGGATAAGGGAGACAGGAGAGCTCCTGACAATGGACATCGAGAGGCTATTGCTCTCGGAGGATAACAGGTTTGATTTTGTGAATGAAGTGGCAGCAGAGGCGAAGCAGTATGTAGAGAACAACCGTGATGAGTATGGTGCGAAGAAAGCAATCCTCCACGTCATCAGCAACCGTATGAATGACTCTGGAGTTCACCGTCCTGAGGCATACAGAGAAGATGATCCTTTCAAGCCAGGTCCTGGCTTCCTAAGGCATGAACTCTATGATAAATAA